Genomic segment of Trichoderma breve strain T069 chromosome 7 map unlocalized scaffold00007, whole genome shotgun sequence:
AGAAGATCATTTCAGCCTCCAAGGACATGTTTGCCAAGTTCATGGCTGGCGATAAGTCGGCGATTCACCCCAACATTCGCAAGAGCGTCTTTGCAATCGCCCTCAAGTTTGGCGGCAAGGAAGAGGTAAGTTTTTTGATCCCATCCTCCCCGAGTAGTAGGGAATATGCATAGATATGAAATTGTACTGACATTATATGCGCGTAGTATGACCAAATCATTGGGCTGTACCATTCCTCGACCAACAGCGATGAGCGCAACACCTGTCTCCGATCTCTAGGCCGAGCCAAGGACCCCGAGCTTATCAAGAGGACCCTGGCCCTGCTGTTGAACGGCGAGGTCAAGGACCAAGACATTTACATGCCTGCTGCCGGCCTGCGCACCCACCCCGAGGGTATCGAGGCCCTGTTTACCTGGATGACGGAGAACTGGGAGGAGCTCTACAAGCGACACCCACCTACCCTGCCCATGCTCAGCTCCATGGTGTCGCTGCTGACATCTGGCTTTACCAAGCCAGAGCAGCTGGCCCGCGTCGAGAAGTTCTTTGAGGGCAAGAACAACAACGGCTACGACCAGTCGCTAGCACAGAGCAAGGACGCTATCCGATCCAAAATTTCCTGGTTGGAGAGAGACCGTCAGGACGTGGCCGACTGGGTCAAGGCCAATGGATATTCGAAGTAGGTGGACTCACTCCTATCTCAAGGGATATATCACGGGAATGGAAATAaatgaaataaaaagagaacgGGACAAGGAATTTTGGCCGGTCTTTGAGCATATGATACCAGTTTACCATTGCTAATACACCGTGATGAAGATATATGTTGCCGTATAAGTTGTGACGTGTTGTCTGCATAAAAACTAAAACTGCTCGTCTGAGAATTTGTGTACATGCCTGTGTCCAAAGTATATAAAACAGCTAAATCATAATACGCCGAACACTTGCCTACTCAAAACGCAATCATTCTTTTAAAGTGACGTTTGGAAGAAGCCACCAGCACACGCCGCCTCCGACAATCAAGGCGGTAACAATCGGCTGCAGAACCTGAACACCAGCACTAGTTGCAATGAGGCCGGTGAACGAGGGAAAGATGGCGGCACCAGCTTGTGCCAGGACAAAAATGAGACCTGATTCACGTCAACTGTAAGCAAACCACTCTCGAGTCTTGTCCGTATAGGTATTACTTtagaggagaaaagaaaaagaggaaacCATACCTAGTCCCGTAGACTGAACCTTTCTCGGGATGATCTTGGCCGACACCCTCATGCCCGTGGCAAAGTAAGgcccgaagaagaagcccatgAGGGCGTACGCGGTGGCGCTGGCGACGAGGTTGGGGAGCAGccagaagagcagctggaggacgAGGGTGGCGCAGGAGTAGAGGAGGATCATGCGCTGCTCGCCGAAGCGGAAGGTTGGCTCGGCGAGGAGGGTGCGGCCGAGGACGACGCCGGCCCAGAAGCCGGTGGGGACGTAGCCGACTTGGGAGAGTTTGCCGTGGCGGTGTTGGGTGAGGTATTCGACGACCCAGcctgtttctttttgttagttgttgtgttgtgttgtgtaGCTGGATGGGGAGGGAGGATGGTTGTGGAAGAAGGGCAGACGTGGAAGAATGATGAATGTGGGAGAAGGATAGAAGTGAAAGAAAGATGGACATAGAAAAGGAATAAATATAGAAGAAGGATAAATGTGAAAGAAGAATAGACatggaagaaggatggaTGAGCAGAGTTGAGCGAGAGCAAGATTCATACCTCCTGAGGTGGACCAGGCACCCGACtggaaaaaataaaaggcGCTCATGAGCCAGACATTCTTTAGCTTAAGAAGCTGCCCTACTTCCTCCAATGCCTCCTTGTTGCGTCTCTCTTCACGCTGTGCCTCTACAGACTGtgatttcatcaagaagaggGTATCCCTAAAGGCCAGGGCAACCGCAATTAAATTTAAAGCAGAAGTCCCAAGCGTCACGTAATACACCGTTCGCCAACCCCCTTCATGGTGCTCCTCAGCAGTAGCAATAGCCGTCGAGATGAGTGGCCCGACGAGACCCCCAAGCGCATACATGGCGTGGATGAAGCTCAGCCAGCGATGCGAATCCCGGACAGCGCTGACGTACGTGTTGGAGTGCGTGTCCTGGAAGGCCATACCCAgggcctggaagaagaaggtggagaagaagagggagtaGGGAGCCCATGGACGGAGGCATTGTGCAAAGACTTGGAAGATTGcgccgatgaagaggagcttgCCGAGGTGGAGGTGGGCTGCGAGGAAGGGGTTTGTGAGGGCTGCGAGGAGCCATCCTgcgaagatggcggcgtAGCTGGTGGTTGTTTATTACTAGATAAGGGTTTGATTTGTATAAAAGttgatggaagagaagatggtTTGAGTGACTTacatgatggcgatgtgacCTGTGCCAATGGAAAACGCGTCGAGAATATGCGGCACCAACGGGCCGAGAGTTGCTGAATCCAGACCGGCGCAGAAGAATGAGTACCCGGAGACTAGGATCTTGAAGATGGGTAGAGGGGGTTGAGACTCGGATGTCTCTCCGCCTGATTCTGGATCTGCGACGGCattggaagaagattgtccGGGCTGAGCTTCATGGATGATGGTTTCTAGTTCGATGGgagctgaggaagaggattgCGGCTGGTCCACGGTTACGGTGACTGTTTTGGTGCTGGACATTTTGACTGTAGTTGATGcaattgatgatgaaaaacaaTGTTTTCGATACGATTCAATTTAGTTCATCACATATCAATTCAATCCATTTACCGGTGTGAGACTCATTCGCCGGCGTGAGACTCATTCACGCAGATACGACTGATACGGTCTGATCCTTGATTGCTGCATATCCCCGCTTATAGGCACCCTCCGTGGCTCACCTGCGGCTTCGGTGGCGGCCGGCCGAAGCGGATCCCGGAGCGGCTCTTGTGTGTCATTAGTTCAGTGAGTTTTATGCTTTTGactcatttttttttcttagttAGGACTTTCTGGAGTATAAAGAGCTGGGAGAGGTCGCTCTTCTTTGGAGAGATTTCTAAAACTTAAAAAAGGTTTCGCGAATTGGCGACTCTATCCTGGTGCTACTGCTATTGCCCGTTGTTATTTTGTTTTACCCTCTATAagatatttcttttttactttaattcAATTCAATCCGTCCCTCATCTGCTCTGGTACGTGgagctctttttctctttgattttttttttctctttttgtttcgttgAGTTTTCGCACTTTTATCCAAAGCCTGTTTTTAGCTGTTGTCTTGTCTTACGTCAACAATATGCCTCAGAAATGTCGTCAGCCGTTCATAGTTGTAATTGTATCAAATAAACATTGATTGACGCCAATTCtttagaaagaaagaagaaaaaaccaCTATCCCTCACCTCCTCAGCCGTAAAATAAAAGGCTACGGTGATTGGGCCATTTCCTCCCCTCAAAATGTGTTCTCATcacagagaagagagtgacAGAGAAAATACCCCTCAGCCGCCCGAGACTCCTCAAGATGGCGTGCTTCCAAGAGATATTCCTCACCGCACGACCTTTTACGACTCGGTCGTTGAGCGGCAAATGTCCCAGGCTGATGCCAAGCTGTTCTATCAGCGAAGCCAGCTAGACAGCTCCGGTGCTGCGGACGCTGTGTCATCCTCGTATAATGACCCCGTTGCAGCTCTGGCATCAAGCGGCGACCTCGAATATGAGGGCGACGCTGCACTGTCCGAGTCTTTTGGCAAGGCTTCTGTGTCTGGGCTTGACAGCGCTAGGCTTGCAGCTGAGGCCTCCAGGGGAATCTCCAATATCAACTTCCTTGACCCTCAGCCACAGGTGACGGCAGAGTTGAGCTCCATTTCCAAGAGCATCCAAGATATTATCGCGCTGAGACAAAAATACATGACGCTGTCGCTACAGCGATATGGCGATGATCCTAGAAATGGCGCCGACTGGCAGATTTATCCCCCGGGAGACAAGCCTGGAGATAACTTCGACATGGAACATGTCCTGCCATTGCCTTCAAGCGACGACAGCATGACGTTCAAGTTGAGCGATGCTGGTGTCTATGAGGTCTTTGAGGGTGCCAATTCCGAAACACCCGCTTTCCAAATCCCAACTATCAGACAGTTCTATATGGACCTCGACAGCATCCTTACCGCCTCGTCAGATGGGCCAAGCAAGAGCTTCGCcttccgccgcctccaataCCTTGAAGGCAAATTCAACCTGTACGCGCTTCTAAACGAGTACCAGGAAACCGCCGACAGCAAAAAGGTGCCTCACAGAGACTTCTACAACGTCCGAAAAGTAGACACTCACGTGCACCACTCGGCGTCCATGAACCAGAAGCACTTGCTGCGCTTTATCAAGAgcaggatgaagaagaacccTGATGAAGTTGTCTTGTTCCGTGACGGGAAGCACTTGACGCTTGCCGAGGTGTTTGCTAGTATTAATCTTACGGCGTACGACTTGAGTATT
This window contains:
- a CDS encoding major facilitator superfamily domain-containing protein, encoding MSSTKTVTVTVDQPQSSSSAPIELETIIHEAQPGQSSSNAVADPESGGETSESQPPLPIFKILVSGYSFFCAGLDSATLGPLVPHILDAFSIGTGHIAIIYAAIFAGWLLAALTNPFLAAHLHLGKLLFIGAIFQVFAQCLRPWAPYSLFFSTFFFQALGMAFQDTHSNTYVSAVRDSHRWLSFIHAMYALGGLVGPLISTAIATAEEHHEGGWRTVYYVTLGTSALNLIAVALAFRDTLFLMKSQSVEAQREERRNKEALEEVGQLLKLKNVWLMSAFYFFQSGAWSTSGGWVVEYLTQHRHGKLSQVGYVPTGFWAGVVLGRTLLAEPTFRFGEQRMILLYSCATLVLQLLFWLLPNLVASATAYALMGFFFGPYFATGMRVSAKIIPRKVQSTGLGLIFVLAQAGAAIFPSFTGLIATSAGVQVLQPIVTALIVGGGVCWWLLPNVTLKE